TGACCTTAATTGCTATACTTTGGCAAGGAAATGTGCAAATTCAAGGTGGTCTTTTGTCTCAAGGTATGCTAATCGCCTTGGTTAATTATCTTTTGCAGATTTTGGCGGAGCTCCTTAAATTAGCTATGATGTTGACGAATCTCAACCAAAGCTTTATTTCGGCAAAACGAGTCCAAGCTATCTTCAATCTTCAAGATGAGGACATTGAAGCGCCTTTAATAATTAAGAAACCAAATCAACCAAGCATAGCTCTTGAAATTGACAAGATGACTTTTACTTATCCTACAGCTAGTCAACCATCGCTACAAGAAATCGACTTTAAGACTTTTGAAGGCGAGTCTCTGGGGATTATTGGAGGTACAGGTTCGGGTAAATCGACCTTGGTCAATTTAATTATGAATCTTTATCAACCTCAGTTTGGTAGTTTGACTATCTTTAAGAATCAGTTGTCGCCGAATAATCTCAAAGAGTGGCGGTCTTGGGTTGCCTATGTCCCACAGAAAGCTGAGTTATTTAGGGGAACCATTCGTTCAAACTTGTCATTGGGACTTGATTACGAACCAAGTGATCAAGAACTGTGGCATGCTCTTGACATGGCTCAGGCTTCTGATTTTGTAAGAGAAAAGGAGCTTGGCTTAGATGAGCCAGTGGAGTCTTTTGGCCGTAATTTTTCGGGTGGTCAGCGTCAGCGTCTGACTATTGCGCGTGCTTTGATGCGACCAGCACCATTCTTAATTTTGGATGATTCGACCTCGGCTTTAGATTATTTGACTGAAAGTCGTCTACTAGCGGCTATCAGAGAAAATCTTAAATCAACTAGTTTGATTATTATTTCACAGAGAACAAATAGCTTAAAAGCTGTTGATCAAATTTTGGTACTTGATAAGGGACATCAAGTTGGTCTTGGTAATCATGAAGAATTGCTTGCCACTAATAAAATCTATCAAGACATTCATTATTCTCAACATCAAAAGGTGGTCGCTGATGAAGGCTAGAAATAACAAGTCAACGCTTAAACGATTATGTAAAGATATCCTAAGTCAGCGTTACCTCTTTGCCTTAGCAACTGTTGGGACCATTGTTCAAGTTGCTTTGACTGTTTACTTCCCTATTTTGCTTGGCGATGCAGTAGATGCTGTTCTTAAGATGAATGCTGTCTTTTTGATGTCACGTTTGATTTGGCAGATGCTTTTGCTTATCTTAGCTAATAGTGCAATCCAGTGGCTTAACCCTTTGATTTATAATCGATTGATTTATTCTTATAGCGAAAGTTTACGTGAACGAGTCATGATGAAAATCCATGCTATTCCATTCAGTTATCTTGATCGTCAAGGAACTGGAGACATGGTTAGCCGCGTGACTACAGATAGTGACCAATTGAATAATGGTCTCCTTATGTTCTTTAATCAATTTTTCGTTGGGCTTTTGACCATCTTTGTCATAATCATTACCATGGCTCGCTTAGACTGGTTCATGATGCTCTTAGTTCTAGTGATGACACCTTTATCAATGCTTGTGGCTCGTTTCATTGCTAGGAAGAGTTATCAACTCTATCGCAATCAAACCAAGTGGAGGGGCAAACAGACTCAGCTGATCGAAGAAAGTCTAACTCAGGAAGCTCTGGTACAAATTCTAAATGCTCAAGACCAGATGGTTCGCAATTTTAATGAGGTTAATGGTAAGTATGCTAACTATTCACAGGGAGCCATCTTTTACTCGTCAGCGGTTAACCCAGCTACACGTTTTTTTAATAGCTTGCTTTACGCTCTCATTACAGGTGTTGGTGCCTATCGCATCATGTCGGGCGGCACATTTACAGTGGGACAATTGACTACCTTCCTAAACTATGTCACTCAGTATACCAAACCTTTTAATGACATTTCTTCTGTCCTATCTGAACTTCAAAGTGCTTTAGCCTGTGCTGATCGTCTATATATGATTTTAGATGAAGATGAAATATCAGAAACGGGAAATGCGGTTTTGGACGAAGCAGAAGTTCAGGGACATTTTCAATTTGATCATGTTCAATTTGGCTATTTGCAAAATAAACCTCTTATTAAGGATTTGAGTATTGATATTCCTGCTGCGAGTACCGTTGCTATTGTTGGCCCAACAGGAGCAGGAAAATCTACTTTGATTAATCTTCTCATGCGTTTTTATGACTTGGATAAGGGTCAAATTTTGCTAGACGGTCGAGATATTACGTATTATACCCGTGAGAGTCTTCGCAAGCAGATTGGGATGGTTCTACAAGAAACTTGGCTTAAAGTAGCTACTATCCATGATAATATTGCCTATGGCAATCCAAAAGCTAGTCGAGAGGAAGTAGTTGCAGCAGCCAAAGCAGCTAATGCTGATTTCTTTATTAAACAATTACCTCAAGGCTACGACACTTTCTTGAGAGATGCAGGGCAATCTCTTTCACAAGGTCAACGTCAGTTACTAACTATTGCTCGTATATTTGTCAATGTTCCTAAAATTCTTATTTTGGATGAAGCAACATCAAGTATTGATACCCGTACGGAGCTCCTTATTCAAGAAGCTTTTGCTAAACTGATGAAAGGTCGGACGAGTTTCATTATTGCTCATAGATTATCTACCATTGAGAATGCAGACCTTATTTTGGTAATGAATAATGGTGATATCGTTGAACATGGAACACATAATCAATTAATGAGGACTAAGGGAATGTACTATCGTATGCAGACAGCCCAAAAAACACAAAATAATTAAAAATTGCAGAGCGTTTAGGCTCTGTTTTTTTGCTATTAAATGTATTATTTATTAATGAAAGTAATAGATGAAAAAGAAATGAAATTGATTTATTTTTTTCTTTTTTATTGGAAAAAATACCGATAAGATGGTAAAATATAAAGGATATTATATAAAAAAGGTATCGAAAATTAGAATGTTAAAACATAAAAATGTCCTCGTCTTTTTAGGACAAACTTTGCTTTATTTCGCCATTTTTATGGCCCTAATTTATCTCTACAATTACCTAGGACAAGGTCAAGGTAATTTTATCTATAACGAATTTTAGGAAGAATAATGACGAGTACAAAAATTAAAGATATGATTGAAACGATTGAGCAGTTTGCTCAATCACAACCCGACTTTCCTGTTTACAATATTTTAGGGGAAGTCCATACTTACGGCGATTTGAAAGCCGATTCGGATAGTTTAGCTGCTAAGATTGATAGCCTTGATATCCCAGAAAAATCACCTGTTGTAGTTTATGGCGGTCAAGAATATGAAATGTTGGCAACTTTCGTAGCTTTAACTAAATCTGGTCACGCCTATATACCAATTGATAGTCACTCAGCTCTTGAGCGCGTGACAGCTATTGTTGAAGTGGCAGAGCCGAGTCTGATTATTGCTATTAACGCCTTCCCACTAGAGGATGTTAAAGCACCAATCTTGACATTGGATCAAGTGAAGGAAAGTTTTGCTAACAAGACTACTTATGAAGTAACCCACCCTGTTAAAGGTGATGATACTTATTACATCATCTTCACATCAGGGACTACAGGTAAACCTAAAGGAGTTCAGATTTCGCATAATAACCTTCTTAGTTTCACCAACTGGATGATTACAGACAAGGAATTTGCGACTCCAAAACGTCCTCAAATGTTGGCTCAACCGCCTTATTCATTTGACCTATCAGTAATGTACTGGGCGCCAACTTTGGCACTTGGAGGAACACTCTATGCGCTTCCTTCAGCTATTACTCAGGACTTCAAGCAACTCTTTGAAACTATCTTTTCACTTCCAATTGCCATTTGGACATCCACGCCATCATTTGCAGATATGGCAATGTTGTCTGAAGACTTCAATGCAGAGAAGATGCCAGAAATTACGCATTTCTATTTCGATGGGGAAGAGTTGACTGTCAAGACCGCTCAGAAACTCCGCCAACGTTTCCCAGAAGCACGTATTGTCAATGCTTATGGACCAACTGAGGCTACTGTTGCCTTATCAGCAGTAGCGGTAACTGATGAGATGCTAGCTACTCTTAATCGTCTACCGATTGGTTATACCAAGGAAGATTCACCAACTTATATTATCGATGAAGACGGTAATATCCTTCCAAATGGTCAGCAGGGTGAAATTATCGTATCGGGTCCTGCAGTTTCAAAAGGTTATATGAATAATCCTGAAAGGACTGCGGAAGCCTTCTTCGAGTTTAATGGTCTACCTGCTTACCATACTGGTGATGTGGGTACTATGACTGATGAGGGTCTCCTTCTTTTCGGTGGTCGTATGGACTTTCAGATTAAATTTAATGGTTTCCGTATTGAGTTAGAAGATGTTTCCCAAAACCTTAACAAGTCTAAGTATATCGATTCAGCAGTAGCTGTCCCACGTTATAACAAAGACCATAAGGTTCAGAACCTCTTGGCTTATGTGATTCTTAAGGATGGCGTACGTGACCAGTTTGAGCGTGACATCGATATTACTAAGGCTATCAAAGCTGACTTGGAAGATATCATGATGTCATACATGATGCCTACTAAGTTCCTCTATCGTGAGAGCTTGCCTCTTACACCAAATGGGAAAATTGATATCAAGGGGCTTATCAGTGAGGTTAATAACCGATGATAGACTTCTTGAAACAGCTTCCCCATTTAGAACCCTACGGTAATCCTTTCTATTTCATCTATCTTGGAATAGCCTTATTACCAATCTTTATAGGTCTATTCTTTAAAAAGCGCTTTGCTATTTATGAATGCTTGGTAAGTATTACCTTTATCGTTCTTGCTCTGACAGGTACCCATGCTAGCCAAATCTTAGCTTTGCTTTTCTATATTGTCTGGCAAATCATCTGGGTATACTCATACAAACGTTATCGTAGTCAAAGGGATAATAAATGGGTCTTCTATTTGCACTCGTTTCTTGTTGTTCTTCCCTTGATTCTTGTTAAGGTAGAGCCTATCATTAACGGAACCCAGTCACTTTTAAACTTTCTCGGCATCTCTTATTTAACCTTCCGTGCGGTTGGTATGATTATCGAGATGCGTGATGGAGTTCTTAAAGAGTTCACACTAGGGGAATTCCTCCGCTTCATGCTCTTTATGCCGACCTTCACAAGTGGTCCCATTGATCGCTTCAAACGTTTTAATGAAGATTATCAGTCAATTCCTAATCGTGACGAGCTGCTGAACATGTTAGAGCAAGCTGTAAAATATATTATGCTTGGTTTTCTTTATAAGTTTGTTTTAGCTCAGATTTTCGGGAGTATGCTTTTACCACCATTAAAAGCACAAGCATTGAGCCAAGGCGGTATCTTTAATCTACCCACACTAGGTTTTATGTACGTTTATGGGTTTGATCTCTTCTTTGACTTTGCGGGTTACTCAATGTTTGCTCTCGCAGTTTCAAATCTAATGGGGATTAAGAGTCCTATTAACTTTGACAAACCGTTCATTTCCCGTGATATGAAGGAATTTTGGAATCGCTGGCATATGAGTCTGTCGTTTTGGTTCCGTGATTTTGTCTTTATGCGCTTAGTCATAGTACTCATGCGAAATAAGGTTTTCAAAAATCGTAACACCACATCGAATGTTGCTTATATCATCAATATGATGGTTATGGGATTTTGGCATGGGATTACTTGGTACTATATTGCTTATGGTATATTTCATGGTATTGGTCTAGGTATTAACGATGCTTGGTTACGTAAAAAGAAAACCATTAATAAAGATCGTAAAAAAGCAGGACTTAAGCCTCTTCCCGAAAATAAATGGACCAAGGCTTTGGGAATCTTTATCACATTTAATACAGTTATGCTATCATTCTTGATTTTCTCTGGATTCTTGAATGATCTCTGGTTCACTAAAAAATAAGTAAAGGAAATTTAAAAATGGATATAAAAGCAGAAGTCATTGAAATTATTGATGAACTGTTCATGGAAGATGTATCTGACATGATGGATGAAGACCTTTTTGATGCTGGTGTTCTTGATTCAATGGGAACTGTTGAACTTATCGTTGAATTGGAATCACGTTTTGATATTCGTGTCCCAGTTTCAGAATTTGGTCGTGATGATTGGAACACAGCTAATAAGATTGTTGAAGGGGTAACGGAGCTTCGCAATGCTTAAGCGTTTATGGCAGATTTTTGGTCCAGTAATTTGTGCCCTGGTTTTGGTAGTAGTAGTTATATATGCCTACCCACAAGGCAGAAAATATAGTTATGAGGCTGAAAAACGTAGTGCAGTAACGCTGACGAATGAGAACTTTAAAAGTCGGAAAAATAAAACTACCGCTCTTTCAGACCAGAATCATCGTTTTGTACCTTTCTTTGGGTCTAGTGAGTGGTTACGTTTTGATGCCCTTCATCCAGCTGTTTTAGCAGAGAAATACGACCGTAACTATCGCCCATACTTTATTGGACAACGTGGGTCAGCTTCTCTAAATCATTATTTGGGAATGCAACAAATGCTTCCAGAATTACAAAACGGTACAGCTGTGTACGTCTTGTCTCCGCAATGGTTCACTAAAAAAGGTTATAATTCTGCAGCTTTTCAGCAGTTCTTTAATAACGACCAACTTAGTAGTTTCCTAAGTCAAAATCAGACGGATGCAAATTCACAGTATGCTGCTAAACGTATCTTAGAGATGAAACCTGAGATAACGATGAAATCTCAACTTTCTAAAGTGGCCAAAGGACAAGATCTCAATACTGTCGATAAAACCTATATTCAATTCATGGCAGAGCTAAATAGGCGAGAAGATAGCTTGTTTAGCCCTTTAGCAGCGTCAAATAACGCTAATTATGACAAGAAGGTTCTTCCTTGTCTTAAAGAGTTACCAGACCAATTCTCTTATGATGCCCTTGATCAGCTTGCTGTAAGAGATGCAGAAGCACATACCAAATCAAATGACTTTGGAATTGATGACCGTTTTTATAAGGAACGCTTATCTAAGAAGATTGGTAAACTTAAAGGTTTCCAGAAAAATCTTTCCTATGAAGTTTCTCAAGAATATGGTGATTTACAGCTGGTTCTTAATCAATTTGCCAAGTCAAATACAAATGTCATATTTGTCATTCCACCTGTTAATAGCAAGTGGATGGCTTATACTGGACTTAATCAGGACATGTATGATGCTACGGTTTCTAAAATCCGTTATCAATTGGAAAGTCAAGGATTTACCAATATTGCAGATTTCTCAAAAGATGGCGATCAACCTTACTTTATGCAAGACACTATTCATATGGGCTGGAAAGGTTGGGTATCCTTTGACAGGGTCGTTGATTCTTTCGTTAGTAATCCAACACCTGCACCTAGCTATAAATTGAATGATCGCTTTTATAGTAAGGACTGGTCAGGATATACAGGAACTCCTAGTCAGTTTAATTAACATAAAGAAAAAAGCTCGATTTGTACTGACCCCAAAAAGTTAGACAACTAATTTATCCAAAGGATTTAGTTCTGTATTGCACAGAAATAAGTCCTTTTAGTTTTACCTTGATTAGTTTGTTATTGTAATAATCAATATAGTCTCCAATAGCTTGTTTCAATTGCTCAAGTGAGTGAAACATCTTCTCGTAACCATAAAACATCTCAGACTTAAGAATGCCAAAGAAAGACTCCATCATACCATTGTCTGGACTATTTCCCTTACGTGACATGGACGGTTGGATCCCTTTATCCTCTAAAAATTGATGATAATACTGATGTTGATATTGCCAACCTTGGTCGCTATGGAGAATTGTATTTTCATAATGCTCCTCTGTGAAGGACTGGTCTAACATAGATTTCACTTGTTCTAAGTTTGGTAAAGTTGAGAGATTATAAGCGATACGATAATTTTGCTGTTGAAACCATCTAAAACAGGCGATAAATACAATTTATGTGTGCTATTTGGAATGGCAAACTCTGTCACATCTGTATAGCACTTTTCCATTGGATTGGATGCTTCAAACTGCCGTTGAATAAGGCCATCTGCTTTCTTATCAACTTTTTCCTTGGTATGAAAAATACTTGCGTTTACGACGAATTTGGGAACTTAAACCAAGGAGATTTATCAGACGTTGGACCTTCTTCTGGTTCACTACAAAACCACGATTCCTCAATTCAAGAGTTATTCGACGATATCCGTAATTTCCCTCATGTTCATCATAAATGGCTTGAATTTCCACTTTGATAGATTGATTTTTATCTACTTGATTCAGTTGCTTTAAGTGGTAATAATAGGTTGAACAAGCAAGTTTGATAATGTTTAGAAGGATATCTAAAGGAAACTCTGTTACTAATCCTTGAACAATTTCTGTTTTTCTTCTTGCTCCCTTTCGTCCCTCAATCGGAGTTATCTCAACTTTTTTAGAATAGCATTCTCCGCTCTCAGGTACTCATTTTCTGCTTGAAGTCGCTCTATCTCTGTCATCTCTTCAGGTTTCTTCTTTGGCTTACTCCCCATTTTAGGTACTCTCCCTCTTCTTTTCTCAAGAAGAGTATACCCATTTTTCTTGTATTGTGCTATCCAATTGTTAAGCAACCCTTAATTTGAGAGGCCATAGTCCAGGCAAATACTTTGTTGAGAACAACCTTCAAGTAGAACTTTATCAATCATTTCTCGCTTTAATTTAGGAGAATAATAACGATTCTTTCCCTTTTTGATGATGTTTATTCCATAATGGTCAATTAATTTCACCATATATTTTAGACCAGAAAAGTTCAACCCAAATTGATTTGAAAGTCGTTTAAAGCTTTCTCCTTGATTTCTCAATTCATATATTTGAACTTTATCTTCATAAGTTAATTTCATAATAAAAACACCCCAAAAGTTAGATTTTTCTATCTAACTTTTGGGGTGCAGTTCATTTAAAGCCTTTTTTGTTATAGAGCAATAATAGAATAATATTGCTCTTATTTTTTCATAGGTTACCTTTAGAAATTTAGAAAAAGGATTGGGAGTAAAACCTAGTCCTTTTTATCACTTTGAAGATTTGCAATACCTCATATCTTATTTGTTTTTAGTTAGAGCTTTTCGAATGAAATCTGCTGGTATAATCAATACAGCAATAAGAAGAGCAATGATATAGTGTTGAATATCCATCGGAACAGTACTAAATACTTTTCCACCAAATTGAATAATAAGGGTTTGAACAACAGCAATAGAAATCATAACGATTAAGAATTTCTTGTTTTTACCGATATGTTCAAAAATATTGAAGCCATTACTACGTGTATTAAATGAGTTGAAAATAACAGCATAGATAAATACTGTAAATGTAAAGGTTGTTACCATTTCAAAGTTACCAGTTCCATTTGTGATAAAGTCTTGGATACCACCAACATTTTTAAGAATGGCTAAACATACAAGAGTAATGAAGGCACTTGCAACTCCGATAGCGGATTTCATATAACCAGTAAGAATATTTGCTTTCTTAGCTACTGGTTTTTCGTTCATATAACGATCTAGCGCAGGCTCTTCACCAAAGGCAAGGGCAGCAAGTGTGTCCATGATAAGGTTAACCCAGAGAATTTGGATGATTGTAAATGGCTCTTTGAGACCCAAAAGTGGCGAGAGAAGTGACATGGCAATAGTTGTTACGTTAACAGTTAATTGGAAGATGATAAATTTACTTACTGACTTACTCATGGTGCGTCCATAGAGAACAGCTTTCTCAATAGAAGTCAATGAGTTGTTTAAGATAACGATATCTGAGGCTTCACGTGCGACTTCAGTACCGTCACCCATTGAGAAACCAACATCAGCTGATTTAAGGGCTGGTGAGTCATTGACCCCATCACCCGTCATACCAGCTACCATATCGAGTTCTTGAGCTGCCTCAATAAGACGTTTTTTATCCATTGGAAGGGCACGACTTACCACTTTTAAGTGAGGCAATTGTTGTTTAAGTTCTTGATCTGAGAGGGCAGAAAGTTCATCGTGAGTAAGGACAAGGTCATTTTCTCCAGTGACGATACCTGCTTCTTTAGCGATAGCAACAGCGGTTTCTTTACGGTCACCGGTTACCATAACTACTTGAACACCCGCACGGTTCATTGTTTCAACGGTTTGTTTAATTGAAGAGCGAACGTTATCACGGATACATACGATACCAATCAAGACTTTATCATTACCATCTGTATTGAGGATGGCAAGCAAACGCATTGAACGGTTAGCTTGTTCCAATGATAACTCTTGAAAACGAGCTTTAATATCATCTGTAAAGTTTTGTTTATGACCATCTTTATCAAGATAGTAGTAGCAGTCATTTAGGATAAATTCTGGAGCACCTTTGATGTAGGTTTTTCCATCGTTAGTCGTTACACTTGCGAATTTTGTTGCTGAGTTGAATTGTTGCTTCTCAGTAATAGTATTAGTATCGAAATCAAGTTGAGACCGTCCAATCAAGAAGTCAAGAAGTGCACGGTCAGTAGCATTACTACCAACAGCATTGCCATCAGCAACCATGGCATCGTTATTAAGACCGATACCATTAATCATTTCAGCTTTAAGACTATCTGACATCGTATCAAAATCTGGAGCATCGGTTTCACCAGTAGCTGCATAAAGTGTTCCATCCCCAAGGAAGAAGTCAACTACAGATAGTTTACCTTCTGTGATTGTACCAGTCTTATCACTGAAGAGAATATTCATGTATCCAGCAGTTTCAATAGTATCAGGATGGCGGACTAGAATATTTTGAGCTAAAAGTCGACCTGAGTTCATTGAGGAAACGAGTGCTAACATCATTGGAAGTCCTTCTGGGACAGCCATGATGATGATTGTAACCGCAAAGAGAATTGTTTCAATGATAAGAAGGAAAATCGAGCCACCATTGAGGTTGTTAGCTTTATTTAGGGAAATAAAGCCTAATACAAGGTTGATTACTGAATAGGCAGCACCTGCACTATAACCGAGGACCCCGATGTTTCTTGCAAGCTTGTTAAGTTTTTCTTTAGATGGTGAATTTTTACTATCTTCTTGAAGAGACGTATTGATACTTCCTAAAACGGTGTTATCACCAATTTGTGTAGCTTCAATCACAGCTTCATCTGAAGTTACGACTGTACCACGGAAGACCTTAAACTCTGTAAAGAGGTCTGAAGAATCTGGCTCTTCTCGGTCACCAAGAGGAAGTTTTGTGGCATCCTCGCTTTCACCATTTAAGACAGCTTGGTTTACTTTTAATTTACCTTCCAAGATGATACCGTCAACTGGAATCTTGTCCCCTGATTGAAGGAGAATTTGATCCCCTTTTACAATATCATCCACGAGAATCTCTTTAAGTTTACCATCTCGATAAACCTTAGCATTAGTTTTTGAAGCCTCCTCTTGGAGAATATTGAATTTTTGCTCATTACGGTATTGAGAGACTGCTGAGAACCCTGTAGACATCAAAATGGCAAAAATTAGTGAGATAGCCTCATACCAATTAGCCTCCCCAATAGCAGGAAAAATCATTGCAACAAAGTTGAAGATGATTTTTAATCCTAAGGCAGCCAAGAGGATGAGAATCCATTGATCCTGGAAGGCTTCAATAAAAATTGAAAGCAGCGAGTTAGCCTCTTTACTAGAGAGCCTATTATCGCCATGAGCGTTTTTACTTGCTTGAACTTCTGCAGAAGTCAAGCCTTTAAATTTTTTCATTAAACGTATTTATCCTTTCTAGAATGTTCAAAAATTTAAAACCTAATAGAAGCAATAATTTTAATAACTGTCAGTAAGTATTATACTTTATTTTACTATTAAATTGTGATTTTTTATCAAGAGAAGTAGTGATTGATTTCTAGAAAATGAAATTTCACAATTTTAAATCCATATTTTAGAAATCTACCCTCAATTCATACAACCCTCTCACAGCATTACAGCCATAGATGGCTTGAGCCTGTTTTAAATCTTCCAGAGTCAAAACTTTCTCTGTGACCTGATTATTAGCAATGAGGCTTTGTCTGTAAATACCGTTTAAAAGACCGAGGTGAACAGGTGGAGTGTAGAGTTGGTCCTTGATTTTAAGAACGAGGTTACCGATAGAAGTTTCTAAAAGTTCTTTCTTTTGATTATAGTAGATTTGCTCATGAGGTCCTAGACTAATGTGTGGTCGATAACTTGTTTTAAAGTAGGTATAGGGGTTATTCAAAGGATGTGTTTGCTTAACTAATCTTGCTTGACAAAAATCATCGTCTAATTCTGTTAAATGGGCATGTTCAAAAGTAAGTTTACCATCTTTTGCAAGGGACAATTTAAGACGGTAGTCTGTGTCAAAATCAAGGGACTGACACAAATCTTCGACTTGATTTTGAACTTCTTCTTTATTGAAAGGATAAGCAAAGTAGCGACTGGACTCTTGTAGACGATTGAGATGTTCTTTAAGATGGAGTAGTTTACCTTGATGAATCCGTCCAGTTGAGATAAGATCAAATCTAGGATTTTGACGGTATAGAATAGCTGATTTTTGCTTTGTTTCTTCATATTCAGCTTCCCATTTGCTGTCCCAGGTGATTCCACCTCCTACTCCATATATAGCCTTGTTTCCCTGCATTTGAAGTGTTCGGATGGCTACGTTGAAAATAGTTGGTCCATTAGGTAGCAAGATACCAATGGCTCCACAATAGACGCCTCGAGCTTGTTTTTCGACGTTTTTAATAATTGCCATAGTAGCTATTTTTGGTGCTCCTGTAATAGATCCACAAGGAAAAAGGGCTTGGAAGATATCATCCAAACGACTGTTTGGTAGGAGTTGCGTCTCAATAGTTGAAGTCAATTGCCAAACAGTAGAGTATTGTTCAACCTGGCAAAGTCTTTTTACATTTTCACTCCCTATTTTTGAAATACGATTCATGTCATTTCTAAGAAGATCTACAATCATCATATTTTCAGAGCGATTTTTCTGATCATGAGCAAGCCATTGTGCTTGTTTAAGGTCAGTTTCAGTTGTCAAGCCACGATTTGTTGTCCCTTTCATAGGACGTGTGGTCAATATATCACCATCTTTTTTAAAGAAGAGTTCAGGACTTATGGAAATGATGGAGACATCATCATGTTGAATAAAGGCATTGTAATGTGCATTTTGCTCAACAACCAATCGGTTGTAGATGGAAAATGGATCAGCTGTTATGTTCTGTTGAAGTTGGACGGTAAAATTGACCTGGTAGGTGTTTCCTTGACGAATATGGTGGTGTATATGCTCAATAGCAGCCTTGTATTCCTCTGCAGAAGTTAGTTCTTGCCAAGATTCTGGTAAGGGAACAGGCTCATAGGCAAGAGGGATAGACTCTGTTTGAACAGTGTCGTGAATAGTAAAATAGAGAAGATACTCTGACATTAATGGGCTATCAAAAATTTGAAATTTAGGTTCAAAGGCCTGAGAAGCTTCATAGGCTACATAGCCTACAGCAAAATAGCCTTTTTCTTGATAGGCTTTTATTTGATTTATAAGTGATTTAACT
This region of Streptococcus thermophilus genomic DNA includes:
- the dltD gene encoding D-alanyl-lipoteichoic acid biosynthesis protein DltD, with protein sequence MLKRLWQIFGPVICALVLVVVVIYAYPQGRKYSYEAEKRSAVTLTNENFKSRKNKTTALSDQNHRFVPFFGSSEWLRFDALHPAVLAEKYDRNYRPYFIGQRGSASLNHYLGMQQMLPELQNGTAVYVLSPQWFTKKGYNSAAFQQFFNNDQLSSFLSQNQTDANSQYAAKRILEMKPEITMKSQLSKVAKGQDLNTVDKTYIQFMAELNRREDSLFSPLAASNNANYDKKVLPCLKELPDQFSYDALDQLAVRDAEAHTKSNDFGIDDRFYKERLSKKIGKLKGFQKNLSYEVSQEYGDLQLVLNQFAKSNTNVIFVIPPVNSKWMAYTGLNQDMYDATVSKIRYQLESQGFTNIADFSKDGDQPYFMQDTIHMGWKGWVSFDRVVDSFVSNPTPAPSYKLNDRFYSKDWSGYTGTPSQFN
- a CDS encoding calcium-translocating P-type ATPase, PMCA-type, whose amino-acid sequence is MKKFKGLTSAEVQASKNAHGDNRLSSKEANSLLSIFIEAFQDQWILILLAALGLKIIFNFVAMIFPAIGEANWYEAISLIFAILMSTGFSAVSQYRNEQKFNILQEEASKTNAKVYRDGKLKEILVDDIVKGDQILLQSGDKIPVDGIILEGKLKVNQAVLNGESEDATKLPLGDREEPDSSDLFTEFKVFRGTVVTSDEAVIEATQIGDNTVLGSINTSLQEDSKNSPSKEKLNKLARNIGVLGYSAGAAYSVINLVLGFISLNKANNLNGGSIFLLIIETILFAVTIIIMAVPEGLPMMLALVSSMNSGRLLAQNILVRHPDTIETAGYMNILFSDKTGTITEGKLSVVDFFLGDGTLYAATGETDAPDFDTMSDSLKAEMINGIGLNNDAMVADGNAVGSNATDRALLDFLIGRSQLDFDTNTITEKQQFNSATKFASVTTNDGKTYIKGAPEFILNDCYYYLDKDGHKQNFTDDIKARFQELSLEQANRSMRLLAILNTDGNDKVLIGIVCIRDNVRSSIKQTVETMNRAGVQVVMVTGDRKETAVAIAKEAGIVTGENDLVLTHDELSALSDQELKQQLPHLKVVSRALPMDKKRLIEAAQELDMVAGMTGDGVNDSPALKSADVGFSMGDGTEVAREASDIVILNNSLTSIEKAVLYGRTMSKSVSKFIIFQLTVNVTTIAMSLLSPLLGLKEPFTIIQILWVNLIMDTLAALAFGEEPALDRYMNEKPVAKKANILTGYMKSAIGVASAFITLVCLAILKNVGGIQDFITNGTGNFEMVTTFTFTVFIYAVIFNSFNTRSNGFNIFEHIGKNKKFLIVMISIAVVQTLIIQFGGKVFSTVPMDIQHYIIALLIAVLIIPADFIRKALTKNK
- the pabB gene encoding aminodeoxychorismate synthase component I; this encodes MHKKTVIDFKELGVRQIFTHAIKEIKTKDIKEVKSLINQIKAYQEKGYFAVGYVAYEASQAFEPKFQIFDSPLMSEYLLYFTIHDTVQTESIPLAYEPVPLPESWQELTSAEEYKAAIEHIHHHIRQGNTYQVNFTVQLQQNITADPFSIYNRLVVEQNAHYNAFIQHDDVSIISISPELFFKKDGDILTTRPMKGTTNRGLTTETDLKQAQWLAHDQKNRSENMMIVDLLRNDMNRISKIGSENVKRLCQVEQYSTVWQLTSTIETQLLPNSRLDDIFQALFPCGSITGAPKIATMAIIKNVEKQARGVYCGAIGILLPNGPTIFNVAIRTLQMQGNKAIYGVGGGITWDSKWEAEYEETKQKSAILYRQNPRFDLISTGRIHQGKLLHLKEHLNRLQESSRYFAYPFNKEEVQNQVEDLCQSLDFDTDYRLKLSLAKDGKLTFEHAHLTELDDDFCQARLVKQTHPLNNPYTYFKTSYRPHISLGPHEQIYYNQKKELLETSIGNLVLKIKDQLYTPPVHLGLLNGIYRQSLIANNQVTEKVLTLEDLKQAQAIYGCNAVRGLYELRVDF